From the Clupea harengus chromosome 15, Ch_v2.0.2, whole genome shotgun sequence genome, one window contains:
- the cnstb gene encoding consortin, connexin sorting protein b — translation MVGGEGPRAGASPLADCSHEESKRMDLLRHICGTHQRPTLYLEKNMGDRPQTEGLRPCEAGGVQQPVSSVENINMRTVAGESFHPKREQDGEGEGEEQVEEEDEDLWEEQEDEDEEEEGVEELQGQVGEARSTGLEPVDDLAKFIQVEEMCSTNGLVSILKRRAPEEEAASPTESPSRRTAKRKVRFSEPSEDDVSADSCLILLLLCLITAVISIGGTAVYCLLGNASTAVCTDFSQNVDAYWGPVRDSVGWLTHWLFPVS, via the exons atggtggggggagaggggccTCGGGCTGGTGCCTCACCGCTGGCTGACTGCTCCCATGAAGAGTCCAAGCGGATGGACTTACTCAGGCACATCTGCGGGACCCACCAACG ACCTACTCTCTACCTGGAAAAG AACATGGGGGACCGACCCCAGACAGAGGGCCTCCGGCCGTGTGAGGCTGGAGGTGTGCAGCAGCCTGTGTCCTCTGTTGAGAACATAAACATGAGAACGGTAGCGGGCGAATCCTTCCATCCGAAGAGGGAACAGGATGgggaaggagaaggggaggagcaggtagaggaggaagatgaggacctctgggaggagcaggaggacgaggacgaggaagaggagggtgtggaggagctgcaggGGCAAGTTGGAGAGGCGAGGAGCACGGGACTGGAACCTGTGGATGACTTGGCAAAATTCATTCAGGTGGAGGAG ATGTGTTCAACCAATGGACTAGTTTCCATCCTCAAGAGGAGAGCTCCAGAAGAGGAAGCAGCCTCCCCCACAGAGAGCCCCAGCAGACGCACAGCCAAGCGTAAAGTCCGCTTCAGTGAGCCCAGTGAGG ATGACGTCAGCGCGGATTCCTGTCTGATCCTCCTGCTCTTGTGCCTGATCACCGCGGTGATAAGCATCGGTGGGACAGCGGTCTACTGTCTCCTTGGCAACGCTAGCACGGCCGTGTGCACAGACTTCTCCCAGAACGTGGACGCGTACTGGGGTCCCGTGCGGGACAGCGTCGGGTGGCTGACGCACTGGCTGTTCCCCGTGTCCTAG